A genomic region of bacterium contains the following coding sequences:
- the rplU gene encoding 50S ribosomal protein L21, with protein sequence MYAVVNIAGFDYKVKPGDRIRVPNISEDTGAELEFSNVKLLKDEEKVHFSPKAKIRARVLEHKRGKKVIVFKFKKRKEYRRKIGFKPSISELEVTSIESL encoded by the coding sequence ATGTACGCAGTAGTTAATATCGCAGGATTCGATTATAAAGTGAAACCTGGAGACAGGATAAGAGTACCTAATATCTCGGAGGATACGGGCGCTGAGTTGGAATTTTCAAACGTGAAACTTCTTAAGGACGAAGAGAAAGTGCATTTTTCTCCCAAGGCTAAGATTAGGGCTCGTGTTCTTGAACACAAACGCGGGAAAAAGGTCATCGTTTTTAAGTTCAAGAAACGTAAAGAATACCGCCGTAAAATTGGCTTTAAACCATCGATTTCTGAACTGGAAGTGACTTCTATTGAGTCGCTTTAG
- the secG gene encoding preprotein translocase subunit SecG yields the protein MQGLFIAVLALHFLVSTLLVIVVLIQQRTKGGMAGVFGGGGGMGGAEQIFGSSGVAPFITRITAILGAAFMVTTFALLMLPASGLRQKPLIERPAQTQTQGQVNETQNQPGVVLPQDSGNTGGR from the coding sequence ATGCAAGGTCTTTTTATAGCAGTTCTTGCTCTGCATTTTTTGGTAAGTACGTTGTTAGTTATAGTTGTGCTTATCCAACAGAGGACAAAAGGAGGTATGGCTGGTGTATTTGGCGGCGGCGGCGGAATGGGTGGAGCCGAGCAGATATTTGGATCATCTGGCGTGGCGCCTTTCATTACCCGAATTACCGCAATTCTTGGCGCCGCTTTCATGGTAACGACATTTGCGTTACTTATGCTGCCTGCTTCCGGTTTAAGGCAAAAGCCTCTAATAGAGAGACCTGCTCAGACTCAAACTCAAGGCCAGGTCAATGAGACGCAGAATCAACCGGGAGTGGTTCTACCCCAAGATTCTGGCAATACCGGAGGAAGATAA
- a CDS encoding triose-phosphate isomerase produces MRRLALIGNWKMYTTPSSARSLALGLVERLGSIKDADIVVSPPATSLAGVGEAIANTNIALCAQNAHWDDEGAYTGEISVKSLAELGCEYVIVGHSERRVIFKESDEMIGKRLVKVTASGLTGILCVGEKEEEREEGKTEEVLAKQMEIALSGVQKLSIIVAYEPVWAIGTGKRAEIKDIEASHRFIRKKILNRFGKDADNIRVIYGGSVKPENITELVSCEEVDGALIGGASLSIDSFTEIVTRAIERRIA; encoded by the coding sequence ATGAGGCGACTTGCACTCATCGGCAACTGGAAGATGTATACTACTCCATCTTCTGCGCGATCTCTTGCACTCGGATTAGTGGAACGTCTTGGAAGTATTAAAGATGCCGATATTGTAGTATCTCCTCCTGCGACGTCGCTTGCTGGAGTTGGAGAAGCAATAGCGAACACAAATATAGCCCTTTGTGCTCAGAACGCTCACTGGGATGATGAAGGCGCTTATACGGGAGAGATATCAGTCAAGTCCCTCGCAGAATTGGGATGCGAGTACGTGATAGTTGGGCATTCCGAGCGAAGGGTGATATTTAAAGAATCGGATGAGATGATCGGTAAACGACTCGTGAAAGTGACGGCAAGCGGATTAACGGGCATTCTGTGCGTGGGAGAGAAAGAAGAAGAGCGAGAAGAGGGAAAAACGGAAGAAGTTTTAGCGAAACAGATGGAGATAGCTCTTAGTGGAGTACAGAAGTTATCTATAATAGTGGCTTATGAGCCTGTATGGGCGATAGGTACAGGGAAACGGGCGGAAATTAAAGATATTGAAGCATCACATCGCTTCATAAGAAAAAAAATACTCAACAGGTTCGGCAAAGACGCTGATAATATTCGGGTCATTTACGGCGGAAGCGTTAAACCCGAAAACATTACCGAGCTTGTATCGTGTGAAGAAGTCGATGGAGCGTTGATAGGAGGAGCCTCCCTATCCATTGATTCCTTTACAGAAATTGTCACACGTGCTATTGAAAGGAGGATAGCCTAG